The Pseudomonas sp. FP2309 genomic sequence CTTTGGCTGGGCGGGTCAGCGCCCACGCCGCAACAGCCACTACTACGAGGACACCCACGATCAGGGCGATTTTTCGTTGAATCTGCATGGGTGAGACGCCGGGACAAGGGAAGGGGAGAGTGAACGGTCTTTATAGCGCTGCAACCCGGTCAGCACGGTGACCGCAAACTGACAGCGCTGTCAGCAAGCGCCGACGATTCCTACGGGCGGTGGTTAAAGATCCGAAGCTCGCAGGTATACTGCGCGCCAGTGCGGCCCGCAAGTCGGGCCCGCCTCATTTTTTGCACGCTTCGGAGCTTCCATGACTTCCCCGACACAACCCCCTGTTGACGCGGCCGACCTCGTCGATCCGGCCAGCGCCGACAGCGTTGAAAAAGCCGAGATCCCCGCGTTCAAGTTTCCGTTCAAGCCGGGTGAACTGGCCGGCGCCAAAAATGCAGCTCAGCCTTGGTACAAGAACGGCGCGAAAAACGGTCACACCAAGTCGCCGGGCATGGCTCCACCGGGTACCCGCCGCTCCATGGGTAAACGCTGAGGTTAAACAGCCTTGCGCTGCGTCGGCTATTGCCTACAACGCCCGCTGAGATTTCTGATTGTAGGTCTACGTCCGTTTCTTGAAAGCTTGCACAGCCTTTGCAGCACCCCCCACGGTTTACCGCGCAGGGTGTGGTGAGGCTGCACTTTCCGGAAAAGGACGTTTCCCGTGGCCCAGATACACATCTGTGCAGTGCTTGCGCTGTTGCTCTCCATGGATGCCGTGGCAGCCGGTGATCCACACCGGCACGAAATCCGTTTTGGCGTTGCTGCGCAATTCCCCCCCTTCCAGAGTCGCAACCCACAAGGGCAGTTGGTAGGCCTGAACATCGAATTGGGTAATGCCCTGTGCGATCAGTTGAATGTGCGCTGTATCTGGGTCGACCAGGTGATCGCCGAAGACTTCCGCGCCCTGGAAGCCAGGCAATTCGACGCGATCATGGGCATGGCACCTACGTCGAAACGGCGTCAATGGGTGAGCTTCTCCGATAACCTTTATCCCTTCACCACGCGGCTGGTGGCCCGCAGGACCTCCGGCCTGTTGCCAGACGTAACGTCGCTCAAAGGTAAACGGGTTGGCGTGTTGCTGGGCAGCAACCGCGAAGCCTTCGCCCGCGCGCACTGGGCAGCAAAGGGGGTGATCATCAAAAGTTTCTGGCTCAATGATGACCTGGTTCGCAGCCTGGTGGCAGGCGAGATCGACGCCACGTTGCAAGGCACCGTGGAAATTCGTGAAGCCCTGTTCGACACCCCGTACGGCGAGGATTTCGACTTCCTGGGGCCCGCCATTTCGGCGTCGCTGCTGGGCGATGGTGTGGCGATCGCGGTGCGCAAGACCGATACAGCCTTGCGCAATGCACTCAACCGCGCCCTTGAGCAACTTATCCACA encodes the following:
- a CDS encoding transporter substrate-binding domain-containing protein, with product MAQIHICAVLALLLSMDAVAAGDPHRHEIRFGVAAQFPPFQSRNPQGQLVGLNIELGNALCDQLNVRCIWVDQVIAEDFRALEARQFDAIMGMAPTSKRRQWVSFSDNLYPFTTRLVARRTSGLLPDVTSLKGKRVGVLLGSNREAFARAHWAAKGVIIKSFWLNDDLVRSLVAGEIDATLQGTVEIREALFDTPYGEDFDFLGPAISASLLGDGVAIAVRKTDTALRNALNRALEQLIHNGEYQRIILPYRLDPVPIAP